A part of Gemmatimonas groenlandica genomic DNA contains:
- a CDS encoding serine/threonine-protein kinase: MPDRYLGQIISKYQVTRLLGSGAFSWVYEAIDQDLEIPVALKILRPEFSGQDVAEARFRREAATAARLRHRNIVTVRDVGQVDGTVFVAMDLHPLTLGRRLALAGRLPEAECIRIGTDVAAALSIAHAGGVIHRDIKPDNILLSTDGEAVVADFGLARALAGAASLSATNQVMGTPHYFSPEQARGQEIDGRSDLYALGITLYRAATGHLPFEGDDWYAVAKHHIETAPAPPRTFAPELSPEFEAVILRLLAKQPEQRYQSATQLLDALGALPGAPLRSVFTPHLGSHTVDAFPAVRGANGRTALVAAMLLLGAAMTWFTLRDRSASTALGGPTLGDSAPLAATPPADTGPIADSALGARIVSLADSTAARTTRSPARDSLRTAAPTRAPRATAARTARLEIVAADSARLYVDNRLVGTGRFSGDFPVGAKLAVRAVIANASTSCSTAVRDTVVTLKAGDRVGVSLPVRGCAVVSYDVTPRDARVTFTSLDGGPSVELRADSARALSLPEGRYEVRIQAPRCVMGTDTLQVAFRADGAPITRRFLLICS; this comes from the coding sequence GTGCCCGACCGCTATTTGGGGCAAATAATCAGCAAATATCAGGTCACCCGGCTTCTTGGCTCGGGGGCCTTTTCGTGGGTATACGAGGCGATAGACCAGGATCTGGAGATCCCGGTCGCCCTCAAAATCCTGCGCCCGGAATTTTCGGGACAAGACGTCGCTGAAGCCCGTTTCCGTCGGGAAGCGGCCACCGCCGCCCGTCTCCGGCACCGCAATATCGTCACGGTCCGCGACGTCGGGCAGGTCGACGGCACGGTGTTCGTGGCCATGGATCTGCACCCGCTCACCCTTGGACGCCGACTCGCGCTCGCCGGCCGACTGCCGGAAGCCGAATGCATCCGCATCGGCACCGATGTGGCCGCGGCGCTTTCGATCGCCCACGCCGGCGGCGTCATTCACCGGGATATCAAGCCCGATAACATCCTGCTTAGCACGGACGGCGAGGCGGTCGTCGCCGATTTCGGCCTCGCCCGGGCACTGGCCGGTGCCGCCTCGCTGAGCGCCACGAATCAGGTGATGGGCACCCCCCATTATTTCAGCCCGGAACAGGCGCGTGGACAGGAGATCGACGGTCGCAGCGACCTCTACGCCCTTGGCATTACGCTCTATCGCGCCGCCACCGGACACCTGCCCTTTGAAGGGGACGATTGGTACGCCGTCGCCAAGCACCACATCGAAACGGCCCCGGCACCGCCTCGTACCTTTGCTCCTGAGCTCAGTCCCGAATTCGAGGCCGTCATCCTGCGCTTGCTCGCCAAGCAGCCCGAGCAGCGCTACCAGTCGGCCACGCAACTGCTCGATGCCCTTGGTGCCCTGCCCGGCGCCCCACTGCGCAGCGTATTCACGCCGCATTTGGGCTCGCATACGGTCGATGCGTTTCCCGCGGTTCGCGGCGCCAACGGCCGGACGGCGCTTGTGGCAGCGATGCTCCTCCTCGGCGCCGCGATGACGTGGTTTACCCTGCGAGATCGCTCGGCCTCGACGGCGCTCGGAGGGCCGACGTTGGGCGACTCGGCTCCACTCGCCGCCACGCCGCCGGCCGATACCGGACCGATCGCCGATAGCGCGCTCGGCGCACGCATCGTGTCACTCGCGGATTCGACCGCGGCGCGCACCACGCGCTCGCCGGCACGCGACAGCCTGCGCACGGCCGCTCCGACACGCGCGCCCCGAGCGACGGCGGCGCGCACCGCGCGACTTGAGATCGTGGCGGCGGATTCCGCGCGACTCTACGTCGACAATCGACTGGTGGGCACAGGACGATTCAGCGGCGACTTCCCGGTCGGCGCCAAGCTCGCGGTGCGGGCGGTCATCGCCAATGCTTCGACCTCGTGCAGCACCGCGGTGCGCGACACCGTCGTCACGCTCAAGGCCGGTGACCGCGTCGGAGTGAGCCTGCCGGTACGCGGCTGCGCCGTGGTGAGCTACGACGTGACCCCGCGCGATGCGCGCGTCACCTTCACGTCGCTCGACGGTGGGCCGTCGGTCGAACTGCGCGCCGATAGCGCGCGCGCCCTCTCACTGCCCGAAGGACGCTACGAAGTGCGAATCCAGGCCCCGCGTTGCGTGATGGGCACTGACACGCTCCAAGTGGCATTCAGGGCCGATGGCGCCCCCATTACGCGCCGCTTCCTCCTGATCTGCAGCTGA